From the Burkholderia mayonis genome, one window contains:
- a CDS encoding S46 family peptidase: MRSSASPASFAARSLLFACALATSAAHADEGMWQPPQLPGLANTLEQRGLTLDPHTLSTLTAWPMDAVVSLGFCTASFVSPDGLIVTNHHCGYGVLQYNSTPQNNLIENGFLARQRGEELPADPTQRVYVTEQIRDVTDKIDAALTPGIAGYARYAAIDTAKKRLVRDCEQPGYRCDVYTFSGGYSYQLIRQREIRDVRLVYAPPVSIGKFGGEIDNWMWPRHTGDFSFLRAYVAKDGSAASYSKDNVPYRPAHWLTVNPGGVNAGDFVMVAGYPGRTERYRLADELQNAIEWRYPTEIWMAKDEVAIIAAASRKDPAIGVRYANRVAGLDNMMKNFEGNLDGLAHSSALADKRADEAALDRWLAARPAGGKLDGAGLKADFDALRQLVERQKRLRERNFVGELLSNVGLYQASYKIVRLADEKRKADDIERETGYQKRDEIRIAGEEQRLDRTMDPAVDQQVFVYALERYVKLPADLRLAALDRWLDGASDDTALARKAADLYRGTKLADTATRMHWLDATPAQIAASGDSWLVLMHALMPDLLAYEREQKAIAADDSRLRARYMTALIAFEQSRGHPVYHDANSSLRVTFGTVQGYAPRDAVRYAPFTTVEGIVQKQTGVEPFNASAAQLAAIHARAFDGFASPALGTLPVDFLANLDITGGNSGSPTLDKNGRLVGLAFDGTWEGVSSGWRYKPDMDRSIHVDIRYMLWVMHHLDRADNLLNEMQVNVTH; the protein is encoded by the coding sequence ATGCGATCATCCGCGTCACCCGCATCGTTCGCCGCACGCTCCCTGCTGTTCGCCTGCGCGCTCGCCACGAGCGCCGCCCATGCCGACGAAGGCATGTGGCAGCCGCCCCAACTGCCCGGTCTCGCCAATACGCTCGAACAACGCGGCCTCACGCTCGACCCGCACACGCTGTCGACGCTGACCGCGTGGCCGATGGACGCCGTCGTCAGCCTGGGCTTTTGCACCGCGTCGTTCGTGTCGCCGGACGGCCTGATCGTCACGAACCACCATTGCGGCTACGGCGTGCTGCAATACAACTCGACGCCGCAGAACAATCTGATCGAAAACGGCTTTCTCGCGCGGCAGCGCGGCGAGGAACTGCCCGCCGATCCGACGCAGCGCGTGTACGTGACCGAGCAGATCCGCGACGTCACCGACAAGATCGATGCGGCGCTCACGCCCGGCATCGCGGGCTACGCGCGCTACGCCGCCATCGACACCGCGAAGAAGCGCCTCGTTCGGGACTGCGAACAGCCCGGCTATCGCTGCGACGTCTACACGTTCAGCGGCGGCTACAGCTATCAGTTGATCCGGCAGCGCGAAATCCGCGACGTGCGGCTCGTCTACGCGCCGCCGGTGTCGATCGGCAAGTTCGGCGGCGAGATCGACAATTGGATGTGGCCGCGCCATACCGGCGACTTCAGCTTCCTGCGCGCGTACGTCGCGAAGGACGGCAGCGCCGCATCGTATTCGAAGGACAACGTGCCGTATCGTCCCGCGCATTGGCTGACGGTCAATCCGGGCGGCGTGAACGCGGGCGATTTCGTGATGGTCGCCGGCTATCCGGGGCGCACCGAGCGCTATCGGCTTGCCGACGAGTTGCAGAACGCGATCGAGTGGCGCTATCCGACCGAAATCTGGATGGCGAAGGACGAAGTCGCGATCATCGCCGCGGCAAGCAGGAAAGACCCGGCGATCGGCGTGCGCTACGCAAACCGCGTCGCCGGGCTCGACAACATGATGAAGAACTTCGAGGGCAATCTCGACGGGCTCGCGCACAGCTCCGCACTCGCGGACAAGCGCGCCGACGAGGCCGCGCTCGATCGCTGGCTCGCTGCGCGGCCGGCGGGCGGCAAGCTCGACGGCGCGGGCCTGAAGGCCGATTTCGATGCGCTCCGGCAGCTCGTCGAACGGCAGAAGCGGCTGCGCGAGCGCAATTTCGTCGGCGAACTCCTGTCGAATGTCGGGCTTTATCAGGCATCCTACAAGATCGTCCGGCTCGCCGACGAAAAGCGAAAGGCCGACGACATCGAACGCGAAACGGGCTATCAGAAGCGCGACGAGATTCGTATCGCCGGCGAGGAACAGCGGCTCGATCGCACGATGGATCCGGCCGTCGATCAGCAGGTCTTCGTCTACGCGCTCGAGCGCTACGTGAAGCTGCCGGCCGACCTGCGGCTCGCCGCGCTCGACCGCTGGCTCGACGGCGCATCCGACGATACGGCGCTCGCGCGCAAGGCCGCCGATCTCTATCGCGGCACGAAGCTCGCCGATACCGCGACGCGGATGCACTGGCTGGACGCGACGCCCGCGCAAATCGCCGCGAGCGGCGATAGCTGGCTCGTGCTGATGCATGCGCTGATGCCGGACCTGCTCGCATACGAGCGCGAACAGAAGGCGATCGCCGCCGACGATTCGCGGCTGCGGGCCCGCTACATGACCGCGCTGATCGCGTTCGAGCAGTCGCGCGGCCATCCCGTCTATCACGACGCGAACAGCTCGCTGCGCGTGACGTTCGGCACGGTCCAGGGCTATGCGCCGCGCGACGCGGTCCGCTATGCGCCGTTCACGACCGTGGAGGGCATCGTCCAGAAGCAGACGGGCGTCGAGCCGTTCAACGCGAGCGCCGCGCAACTGGCTGCGATCCACGCGCGCGCTTTCGACGGCTTCGCATCGCCGGCGCTCGGCACGCTGCCCGTCGACTTTCTCGCGAATCTCGACATCACGGGCGGCAATTCGGGCTCGCCGACACTCGACAAGAATGGCCGGCTCGTCGGCCTCGCGTTCGACGGCACCTGGGAAGGCGTGAGCTCGGGCTGGCGCTACAAGCCGGACATGGATCGCTCGATCCATGTCGACATC